In Anopheles arabiensis isolate DONGOLA chromosome 2, AaraD3, whole genome shotgun sequence, the genomic window GCCATTGCCGCCCAGGACACGAAGCTTGCCTGCGTGTACCTGGGCCTGGACGAGGGTACGCCGGGCGAAACGAACCACCGAACCGAGGGCCAGCCGCAACTGCCGTCCACCGGCGAGAAACTGTGCCACCCGCTGTGCACCTGCAACCGGTGCGTGCGGCGATCGTCCGAGTTTTACAATCTGCTGCGCCGCCCATTCGCCGGACTGTCCGCGAAACCGGCCGAGGACGAATCGACCACGGTGCAACGGGTCGATCTGAACGCCGTCAACGGGGAAGGCTACACGGCCCTGCACGTGGCGGCGATGCACGGCAACGTGGAGATGGTGCGCGTGCTGCTGGACCACAAGGTCAATCCCACCATTCGGCTCAAGTCCGGTGCGACCGCGCTGCACCTGGCGACGCGCGAACGGCGGCTGCGCATCGTGCGGCTGCTGCTCGCGCGCTGCTCCCGCGGCGGCCGACATCGTCGACCTGAAGGATAGCCGGGGCGACACGCCACTGCACTACGCGGTGGAACAGAACAATCTGCAGCTGGTGCAGATGCTGCTGGAGGCGAAGGCCGACCGGAGCATCCGCAATCTGCAGGGCAAGCGGCCGATCGACATCGCGAAAAGCAGCCTCTACTTCAATGTGGTCAATCTGCTCGAGCAGCGGTAGCGCACTGCGGGGGCGGCGGGTGTTGTGAATATAGAGTGTATGGGGCAGTTTGTAAATATTTCCAGTTTCTCTTTTGCTATCACTAGTGTTGATTTACAACGTTAATAAAAGCTAAACCTTATTTGTTAAGCAACCGTTTGCGCCTGATACGTGCACAGTATGTCCTCACGATAGTGTCCGAAACTGGCGAATGAGTAACGCAGCGGTAACAGATACGTGGCACTTTGTTTGGAATGCAATTTTCCGATGGTTTGCTTTATTTCCTTATTCATcttcctatgtgtgtgtgtgttaggtcGAAGGTACAGTACAATTCGCAAACTCTTGCGCTACAACATTGTGTCTTGGGTACAGGCGATCCTTTTCTCGCTGGACTTGATCTTACCGGTAATGGAGCATGACATTTACAAGAGcgataagaagaaaaaacactcacacacatacacgattACCGACGGACCGATAAAAACACGGGTTGCGTTTGTTCGTACATCGAGAAGAAAGCTTTGAGTATGAATTTCTACCAAATCTTATCtcagagaagaagagagaaaaaaagcaaacggaTCGTGTTAACGCGCTCGAGGCCCTACATGCAAACCGACGAGCAGATAAGCAcagtaaattgttttaaacaatTGGACACAAcggttttaaaaatttaacaacaaaacaaaggatTGCAACAGAACCGCCCCAAACTGCTGGGACGAGAAAAGGAGAATGTTAACATACTAAAAAGAAGTAAACAGACGTGACTAACATAGCTCTAGAGTAGATGAAACGatgagtagtagtagtactagTAGTAGCAGTACAAGAGTAGCACCTGTCCCTGTTGACCACACTCTGGTGGGGCGAGGAGAAGGTGCTCTCACACTTTCATGAtgatatgaataaaaaatagtaaCAGCAAATAATTAGCGCCAAACTTAACGAACGTTGTTCTAAACGCCTAAACGATTGAAATTGCAATTGCAAAAGTAAATCACCTTGCCCTGGCCCGGTGTTGTTCGGTGTTGCAGTGGCTTTTTCGCTCACAATTTCAAGGTACGATCCCCGGGTGTTTGTTCATTCGCTCCATCAAAATGGGCGGCGCCATCCCCCATGATGCTCGATTGTAAAGGATTTTCTATGTGTTCAGTAATGCTTAATAGatctattttaattttatgttttgtgtgtgtatatatatacttgttttttttcttcttcttcttctagcGACTAATCCACCGCTACATGGACGTTCGCCTTTTTCTACAGAAAGTTTATctgcgcaacaacaaaacaaacaaaaaatacatattatatatatatagtagTACCATAACACATAAGTCGGCTCTCCTTATTGTACGTTTAACGACATTTTGTAACCCTCGAATTGCTCTTTCACTCCTGCTGCTTGATGCTCTCCCCGTGTGCAGGCTGCTGGCTGGGCCGAGTTAAGTTatgcgctgtttttttttctcgctgttgccgttgttgttgacTCGATTAATACCCCTCTTTTTTCGGTGTTGCTGTGCGTCCAAATTCAATGAACAGGCGCACTTATTACATAAATATATAGACCACGTTTTTGCGAACGGATAAATTAGCGCGTTGTTGTTTCGATCTTGTGTCTGCCTGCAGGCCGAGCAGGCCCTAACCGCGGAGAGCATTCAGCAGTGTGGGAAAGCAGTTGCATGTTCGCGGACGATGATTTAGATGCACTTGCAAGACACAAGTTGCAAGTTGCTTTTCCGCGGCTCCTGTGTTTCCCTCTTTTCTGCCTATCTGCCTGATTGTTATgtagaaacaaattaaaaaggtttttcttctcacagacacacacacacacctctaaCTCTCTCATGGACGCGACGACGGTGGTGTGGACACACGGTTGTAGTTATCCCCTTTTTGTTgatgttaattatttttctgcTCGTGTTGCTTTTGTTCCGTGTGCCCATCCTCATCGTCCGATCTAAGGACAAGACTACATCTACCTCGCTTGTGGAATACTTGTTGCatggatgtatgtgtgtgtgtgcatgtgtacaTAAACGGGTTGCAGCATTGATGCCATAATTATGTATCTACGTAAAACGTCTCATGTGTTGCATTGCGCTAAATCGGTTTGCGCAGCCGTCCCGCAGCCGCAGCTCCTCTCCCCAAAGGATGCGGCCGGCGGATTGTGGCTGGCAAACGCGGTAAAAGAAACTTATCGTTAATAGTACAACTTTCTCCTTCGACATGCTggcacatgctgctgctgctgctgctgctgctgctccgttgTTCCACTGTCAGGAGATAGAGCCCGCTTAATCTTCTAGGTTGCGGAATGCCTGCTGCATGTCTTCGTACAGCTGATCGAAGTCGGCCTTGATCTTCGGCTCGCCGTCTTTCACTGGGTCCTGCGAGGAAcgagaacgaacgaaaaaggTACATTAGCGCCCCGTGTCCAGCCCGTGTAGCTCCAGTCGGCTGCTTGCTAACcctgacccccccccccccccttaccTTGAACTTCATCGACGACAGCTGGTACAGAATCTGGCCCATCGAGTCGCGGATCACGTTCCAGGTGATCTTGTTCTCGGACTGTGCGGTCGTTTCCACGGCGTGGCGCGCCATATCGTAGAAGCCGATCATGTTCTTCAGCATGCCGACGGTCTTGTAGAACGGACAGAAGCGATCGTACGCGGAGTACGAGTTCTGCTGCAGGAAGTCGTCCTTCAGCAGCTTGGCGACCTCGAGCGTGATCTTGTCAGTTTCGGCCAGCGACGCCTTACCGACGAGCTGCACGATTTCGGACagatcctcctcctcctgcaggATTTCCTTCACCTTGGTACGCATCGGCACAAACTCCGGGAAGTTCTTGTCGTAGAAATCTTCCAGAGCGCGCATGTACTTGCTGGAAAGGTGGTGGAGcgaaaaaagtgaaaggttaTAATACGAAACACTTGTGCGCAAACCGCACTTCACTTACCTGTACGAAATCAACCAGTTGATCGAGGGGAAGTGCTTACGCTGGGCCAGCTTCTTGTCCAAACCCCAGAACACCTGCACAATACCGAGCGTGGCGGAAGTGACGGGATCGGAGAAATCACCACCGGGCGGCGAGACGGCACCGACGATCGACACGGAACCTTCGCGCTCCGGATTGCCGAGACACTTGACGCGACCGGCGCGCTCGTAGAACGAGGCGAGACGGGCGCCCAGGTAGGCCGGGTAGCCGGAATCGGCCGGCATCTCCGCCAGACGGCCGGAGATTTCTCGCAGCGCCTCAGCCCAACGGGAGGTGGAATCGGCCATCATCGACACGTTGTAGCCCATGTCGCGGAAGTACTCCGACAGCGTAATACCGGTGTAGATGGAAGCTTCACGAGCAGCGACAGGCATGTTCGAGGTGTTGGCGACCAGCGCGGTACGCTTCATGATCGACTCGGTCACACCGTCAATCTCGACCGACAGCTCGGGGAAATCGCGCAACACTTCCGACATCTCGTTACCACGCTCACCGCAGCCGACGTACACGATCACGTCCGAGTTGGAGTACTTGGACAGCGACTGTGAGATGACGGTTTTGCCGCAACCGAACGCACCGGGGATGGCGGTGGTGCCGCCCTGGACGCACGGGAACAGCGAGTCCAGCACGCGCTGCCCGGTCAGCAGCGGGTGGTTGGCCGGCAGCTTCTCCGTTACCGGGCGCGGCTGGCGCACCGGCCACACCTGCAACATGGTGAACTTGCTGATCTCGCCGTCGAACTCCGTCTCCAGGATCACGTCGTCGACGGTGTAGTTGCCGGACGGGGCAATGTACTTCACCGTACCCTTGGCGCGCGGCGGCACCATCAGCTTGTGCTTGACGAGCGTGTTCTCGTGCACGATACCGTACAGATCGCCGCCGGTAATGTGCGAGCCCGCCTTCACGTTCAGCGGGTTGAAGCTCCAGCTCTGCGTACGCGACAGGCACGGCACGTTGATACCCTTCGGAATGTAGATCGAGCTGGTCATTTCGTTAATGTCCTTCAACGGACGCTGGATACCGTCAAAGATGCTGCCCATGATACCTAGTGGAGGGGTGGGAAGAGGGGTTGGTGGTTATGTTGGAGCTCGCTTAGCAACGGCACAACAGCTTTGCCTACCTGGACCGAGCTCCACCGACAACGGCTTGCCGGTACGCAGCACTGGATCGCCAACGGTGACGCCGGACGTTTCTTCGTACACCTGGATGGTTGCCATGTCACCTTCCAGACGGATGATTTCACCGACCAGCTCGTAGTATCCGACACGGACCAGCTCGTACATAGCCGAGCCGGACATACGCTCCGCCGTCACGActgaaaaatggaaacaaaaacatggtTATTAATTACTGTTCATTGCGCAAATATTTTGCATTACAGGAAAGTACATGGGAGTTGAATAGCATTTCATCTCATtcgcattcattttttttacgatatcaaaatatacaaaacagaggaggaaaaataaatttcacaacaaacaaattgattcATATCCATCGTCTGCATCACATGGCGTACACCATCATCTGACCCATTCCACCAGATACCAGTAAGTAACCAAACGTTACATAATTCTGGAATTACCATGCAAAGCCTAATTGTAGTGCGGCCACGCCAAAAGCCATCAGCCTTCATCGCACATCCCTCGAAGGTTTCATTTTGCTGTGCAAttaatttgccaaaaaaaaacaatatataaaCAATCCATTCCAATTGGACGACAACCGTCTCCTCCTCGGGCAGCAGTGGATCACATGAACCGATTcataacacgcacacacacacacacatacatacgcgCGATAGCAATGCAatcaacacaagcacacaataCCACTTCACACGTCATGTGACTTCTGGCGACCAGCGACATCTCGGCCGAGTGACAGATGAAGGGAAGAAAATTTCGTCTGCTTTTTCGCCCCCATCACGGCCATAGCGGAAAATGTTCCGTGTTTTCTGCGCTTTGCCGGAAAATGGACATAAACGGCCCCGATGTAACGTGAAAAAGAggcatttttcttttactcACCGGGACCGGACACGGCGAAAACGTATCCGAATTTGGACTCGCGGTCCTCATCGCTGATTTTCTTCAGGTTCGACATTTtctatctcgctctctcgtgACGGGCTGTGTCGATCCCTTTTTCTGCTGGCTTCCTACTGGATGTTCTGCTGTAAATTAGGGGAAAAATACACCGAATTAATCCCGTTCTCCTCGGGCTATCTCCGGGGCTCGTGCTCAAAGAAAGGTCAGCTGATCAGTGTGCAAAGACTCGAGGCATCTATCTCACAAACGCAATAAGCGACCAACAGAGTGACACGGGGGaaggaactgctgctgctgctggtgcaggtGCTGCGGGTCATGTGACCTGTTTGGTTCGGGCTCACAGCGAGCACAGTTTACAGCGAAATTGGATATATTTCTACTAAAATGTGATCTTTCAAGACAAGTTATCCTCTTTGCAGTTAATTTCTTACGTTTCAGCAAGGGTTTGGCAGCACTCCGCAAAAactttttgcaaaaacaaatgacGAAGGAAGGACCGACAGCAAGAGAGcccgaaacaacaaaaatcgatCGATAGTCTCGGCTTTTTTGCACAACAATTACCCTCTAGTCCGCAGCCACAAACAGAGACCTTTCTTTGAGCACTTTGAGCACACTGGTGCACTTTTGCGAATGGGTGCAAAGTTGTCGTGGATCAAAAGTAATTAACACAGTACTCTATTCTTGAATACGAACTTTACCAGCCGACCACTTACGCAGAATTCGAGATTGGAAATGCCTGACGGAGAAGAACTGAACAAACGTTTCATCAAACGTTTGGAACttcgttttcttctctttcccttttttccttttccaacGCCCAACaacagcgagaaagagatggcgccAGAGAATGAAGTTTTTGACGTTCGAATTGCGCAACCCAAGTAACAAATTCCACCGCTGTGACGTTAGCGCTGATGTCGGTGCATAAAAATTCGAAATCGGAGGAAAATGAGCATGGAAATTGGATCGACCTTTCGCGTCCGCCGTTCTCTTCCCCCATATCAAAATTTGGGGGTTTTCCAGGAAATCAGGAAAAGCCAACGATGGATAATAGGGCAAGGAACAATGAAATGTTGAATCTTATACGAacgtcacacgaggcgtaaactttggcgtaaactggaCTTCAACCAAACAACCCTATTATTTTTTGACGGGAGGTTCACGCTCTccgatacaaaaaaagagtaaacTTTTTGAGAAGACGCTTCGTGTAACGTTGGTATTACACTATTCAGTGAGACGCTGGATACCCTTTATTCGACTGTTCTTTTATCTGTGGTGTTGTGAAATGatagttcaatacaaagatgAAAGAAAACCGCGAAGATGACGCAAAACCTAATATCAGAACATATTTAGCTATTGTAAACCCAAAATGCATGccaaatttaaaatatgtttatcaAAGAAATATGCAATTATTAAAAACTGGCAATGTTTCCTCTAACATAGGGCAACTTTcctgctttaaaaaaaaactgcattaaaaaaacacagaataTTTTCCGAATATCCGGACAAGGTCAGGGCCCGATGCGCCCGCATATATGACATTCCAATGTAGTTTTTACGAGTTATTATAGTTACACGACTTTCTGTCAAGTAAAAAGTTACTgtataattttataaattattaatcaCGCTAATATATTCTGAACCATCCGACCGGCTGCGCTTCATGAGGGCTGCCTGTACGATGCAGCGTGATTGTCAAAATCGTACGTGCCAATGTGACAATAGGCGCAGAGCGAGATCaggagagggagaaagaagaaaaataaaagaagcacCAGACGACTCAGACGGAGCGGGCAAGGTAAATTATATCTATTTTCCCTCAAGTTTTACGCCAGGAATTGTGTAGCTTTAGCACGGTGGCAGCGGCCGTGCATTAGTAGAACGCCTGGCAATAGACGTAGTGTGTCCAGCCGCTATCGTGCTGCACCGGGTTCGACGACTATTCACATGACGTATTGTTTCAGGATCGATTTTTTTGGGCGCTAATCAGCAAACGGCAGGTGCACCAACACCATCCCAAAGCCAGCAGTGGGTCCGAAAGCGCCGTACGGCAAGCAAGCGGTAGTGACCAAAACATCCCGTGGCCAGTGTCCTCCCCCATTGCCAGCCAGCGCTCACCGATCGCAGGATTCTCCGAAGCGAAAGTTGTGTAccctgcttgtgtgtgtgtgcgtgcgtgcgtgtttgtgtagtTTGTGCGTCAAAGGACACACAGAGGGGTGTGCGCAAAAGAGAAGGCAACAGTCATCGCAGTAGGATCAACACATACACGCAACGAGTAGCGGCGGTAGTGCATTTGCTTTGACAAAATGGTAAGTGTCACGACGTGGTGCATTTTTGACTATTCACGCTCGCCGCGACTGACGCGCAACATATATTGGGTGACGCCGGGGTTACCTAGCGAAGGGGGAGCAATCGAACAATCGAGGTAGACGGCGCCCGGTTGAGATGGAGAGCGGGGCTCTCGTTTTCCAGCAAGCAGGCAGCTCCGCGGCCTGCTGATAAGATCACGCAAGCGGCGAACGCATGACGATGGAACCTCGGCAGAAGGGGCAAAACGATGAACTTTGGCCGGATCCGTTCGTCACCGTAGTTCTATCGCGAGCTCCATACACACAGCGGGCCGGCGCCATATGTCATGCGAGTGAGATTTCCCGCACGCACATGTATAGCCACACCGCTCCTCCCTTCGCTAGGTGCCGATCCCTATCTGCTTATCGATGGGACGGCGGATTAGCAATTAGCCAGTAGGGCAATGCGCGGGCAAGCCAGCAATAAATGGCTAAcctgttttgtttctctcgcAACGGCGTTCGGtgctgccgttttttttttgttttcaggATGTATTTATGATGATCCGGCGGAAGAAGACGACGATTTTCACCGATGCCAAAGAGACGACGCCGGTGTACGAGCTGAAGAAAATGATCGAAGGAATACTCAAAGTGCCTCCCCGTGATCAACGACTATACAACAAAGACAACATGCTGATGGACGATGACAAAACGCTGCAGGACTGCGGCATCACGGTCGTGACAGCGAAAGCGCAATGCCCCGCACAGCTCGGCCTAGCGGTGCGCGAAAATGGCGACTTCGAGTCGCTCGAGCTGACACCCTACTCCCTGCCGCCCGACCTACCGGACGTGATGAAAAACCAGGATACCGCCAACGGCCAGGACCAGCTCGCCTAAGCCTaggggaggaggagaagggcGCATGGGCGGGCTAGCGGGCGGGCGAGGCCAAAGCTAGAATGTTTGGGGTTTACTGTGTTTCGTTCACACTATTACtactgtctctttctctctctctatctcccttCCTCACACAATCCTTCTGCACACGTTCTAACCACAGGTCTTGGCAGCCTTTTCCCCCGTATTGGTGTGAGACAGACCCTACCAGCACTCCGGGTCACCGAATGCACACGCTTGTTGTCCTGCTAACACGTTTACGTTTCCGAACCCATTTACCCTACTTACCCCTTCTCTCTCGCAGTGGCATCCACTCACGTCTACGAAATGTACTACAAGCGCTTGTAAGCAGCTAACAATTACTGAATTTGCGAGATATGTGCTCACACGGCCCCAATGCTgttggcggtgtgtgtgtgcgtgcgtgcgtgtgtttctgGGTCCCAAACGAACAAGATTGAATTAATTGATGTCGGCAATACAATGTTGTTAATCGCGATTAcactggatttttttttcttcatttaagCCGTGTTGATGAGGGAAAACTTTGGCAGCACGGAGTAAACGGAATTCTACCATCCCCCATCCCCTTCTCATCCGGATGCCACTGCATCATGCCAAcccccctcacacacacacatacacagacaggGATAGTATAGCTTTGacctttcttcctcttttggGTAATTTTATtcgtatggtttttttttgagtaaTTAAATTATGGAAATGAGACGAAGAAGTTAGGGAAGGAAAATCTATGGAACTTACTGGAGTCAAACTTTTAAACTAGCGTATTATTTTTGCTCTCCGCCGCCTGCTTTATTCTAGTCCGAATCCGAATCGCTTCCGTTCTGCAGCCCTTCGTGTACCGGCTGCAACGCCGACTCTTCCGCCTCCTCCTGGCCTTCTAGATGGAAACTGTTCTCCTCCGTTGCGTTCTGCAGTTCTTTGGCTTCCAGATGTTGCTGCAATTGGTCGCGGAAAAAGTCCACGTACGTTTCCTTCAGCGAGGCCTGAGCTGGGAAGTAGTGTCCGCCCGGGTGGGTAACGACCTCTGGATCCAAGAAGGTGTCCGCTAACGCTTCACTCATGTCTAAAATGGCACCAACAAAATACAGGTCTCTTAATTGCTGTTTTGAGtcaaatccccccccccccccgctgcACCATTACCCTTTGTAATGATTTCGTCCGTCTCGCCGAAAATGTGTAGCGACGGTATCTGCACCTTGTTTTCGTAGTAATTCAGGTGCACCAGGCTGCCGGACCGGAAGCCGGACGCGACGACGGCAAACTGTGGCTTCATCGTGGTCATTCCCCGCGCGCTCAGATCGCACAGCAGCCCCACAAAGCAGGCGCCCTGTGAGAAGCCTAACAGCCCGTGGCAACCCTCCGCCTGCCAGGTGCGCTCGACCAGCCGCAAGCTCTCGTCGAACCCGTACGCCGGTCCGCCCTGGTTGGTGCCCTTGAAGGTGCGATCGTCCTTGTTGAACCACCAGCTCCGCTGGTTCGGATCCGGCTCACCACCGTCTGCTTCGAGCGGGGCTGCCGGGTGCGGTGCCGAGACGAACACAAGCTCCACGTACTTGTTGAGCATCTTGCGAAAAGAACCGAGCTTGGACTTGAAGCTATCCGCATTCTGCCGGTAGCCGTGCAGTGCGAGCACTTTCAGCTTTTCCTCACCCGCACCGGACACTTTCGACATTTCCACAGTGTGCTGATTCGCGAAAAATGCCGCCGACTAGTGTTTTGGCTCCGTGCTCGACTCCGTCCTCGCTAACCGCATTTTCCGGCCcattttgacagctgtttCTGCATTTGATGACattagaaaatgaaaacaaaacaacaacacacacacacatagatacCGGTTGGCACGACGGCCGTCGAATCGATTGCCGATCTTCGCAGtgtggaaaaaaaatgttgccaAAAAAGCACGGCTGGGTGATCGGAGTGCGAGCGACGATCCGATACCTTACCACGAAAAGTGCCCCCAAGCCGGAGCTCAAGTACACCAGCACGGTCAATCTGCCGAAAACCAAGTTTCCCGCCCGGCTGAGTGCGGAAAAACGGGCCCAGGTCGAGGAACAGCTACGCAAGGTAAGGTCGTTTGCAACAAAGTGTGCCGTGTGGCGAACGGGGCAGCACCGGGTTACGAAATACGCTGACTCTGGCAGCATTTTGACGGGTTTTCCCTCTTTTAGAGCTGCTTGAGCGAACTGTACCACTGGAACAGGAGCGCGCTGCCGGCGGACAGTGAGTTCATCCTGCACGATGGTCCACCGTACGCGAACGGTGATCTGCATATGGGCCATGCGGTCAACAAAATCCTGAAGGATCTCATACTGAAGCACAAAATCATTGGCGGCACGCGGGTACACTACGTGCCGGGCTGGGACTGTCACGGGTTGCCGATCGAGCTGAAAGCGCTGGAAGCGTTCAACCGGAAAAGGGCCAAACCGGCGGGTTCAACCGGTCAAACGGCACGCGAAATCCGCCACACGGCGCGACAGTTTGCGCTAGAAACGATCGCCAAGCAGAAGGCCGGGTTCGAATCCTGGGGAGTGACCGGCGCTTGGCACGATGTCGAGGGTTGCTATCGATCGCTCGACCCTGCCTACATTAGTGCCCAGTTGCAGCTGTTTTACGAACTGTATGAGCGGAAACTGATCTATCGCGATCTGAAACCCGTCTACTGGTCGCCCTCGTCCCAGTCTGCGTTGGCCGAGGCGGAACTGGAGTACGACGAGGCGCACCAGAGCCCTTCGCTGTACCTAAAGCTAGCGCTGGAGAATGGAGGTGCCGACTGTGCAGCGCTTCGCAACCATCGCCCGGAGGGGGGTGAGATATACGCCGCCATCTGGACGACCACTCCCTGGACACTGCCCGCCAATCAGGCCGTGTGCTACAATCCCGCGCTCGATTACTGCCTAGTACGCTCCGCTGCCGCCGGTGAGCTGCTGCTCGTGGGGAAAGATCTCATCGACTATCTAGCCACGCAGCTGGAAACTGCACTGACGGTGCTGCAAACCATACCCGGCCGGGAGCTGCACACTCTGAAGTACCACCATCCGATAAACCGCCAGACGGTGTTGCCATTTTTACCGGCCGCCCACGTGAAGGCAGAAAAGGGTACCGGACTGGTGCACACGGCACCGGCCCACGGGCCGGAAGACTTTCTCGTGTGCTTGGAGCGCAAGATAGCGATCGAGAATTTGATCGATGAGCGGGGCCGGTACACCGACCGGGCGCCTCCATTCCTGCACGGGAAGTATGCCCTCACCGAGGGCAACCAGCTGGTGACGGAGGCACTCGCCGGCTCTACGCTCAAACTAACCACCCTCGTGCATTCGTACCCGATCGATTGGCGCACGAAGCAACCGGTCATGCTGCGGGCCAGCGATCAGTGGTTCATCGATACCGACAGCCTGAAGCAGCGCGCGCTGGAGGAAATCAAATCGGTCAACATCTATCCGCGCACGTCGTCCGACGTGAGCAAGAAGGTGATCGAAGGCCAGCTGCGCAAACGGCCGTACTGGTGCATTTCGCGCCAGCGTGCCTGGGGCGTACCGATTCCCGCGCTGTACGACACGGTGACGAAGCAACCGATCGTTAGCGGACCGCTGATTGCCGCCATCGATGCACGGCTGCAGAAGGAAGGGAGCGTAGACTTCTGGTGGACGGCACCGGTGGAGGAGCTGGTACCGGCGGCAGTGCTGCAGGAGCTCGGTCTCACCCCCGACCGGGTGACGAAGGGCAGGGACATTCTCGACATCTGGTTCGATTCGGGCGTTTCGTGGCTGACCGTGTTGGGGAAGGAGCGCGTCGCCGACCTGTACCTGGAGGGTGTGGATCAGTTTACCGGCTGGTTCCAGTCGTCCCTGCTGACCAGTGTGGCGGCCCGCGGCAAAGCGCCGTACCGGGCCATCTTTGTGCACGGCTTTGCGGTGGACGAGCACGGCATGAAGATGTCGAAATCGCTCGGCAACGTGATCTGCCCGCAGCAGATCGCAAAGCAGTACGGTTGCGATGC contains:
- the LOC120897392 gene encoding isoleucine--tRNA ligase, mitochondrial, yielding MLPKKHGWVIGVRATIRYLTTKSAPKPELKYTSTVNLPKTKFPARLSAEKRAQVEEQLRKSCLSELYHWNRSALPADSEFILHDGPPYANGDLHMGHAVNKILKDLILKHKIIGGTRVHYVPGWDCHGLPIELKALEAFNRKRAKPAGSTGQTAREIRHTARQFALETIAKQKAGFESWGVTGAWHDVEGCYRSLDPAYISAQLQLFYELYERKLIYRDLKPVYWSPSSQSALAEAELEYDEAHQSPSLYLKLALENGGADCAALRNHRPEGGEIYAAIWTTTPWTLPANQAVCYNPALDYCLVRSAAAGELLLVGKDLIDYLATQLETALTVLQTIPGRELHTLKYHHPINRQTVLPFLPAAHVKAEKGTGLVHTAPAHGPEDFLVCLERKIAIENLIDERGRYTDRAPPFLHGKYALTEGNQLVTEALAGSTLKLTTLVHSYPIDWRTKQPVMLRASDQWFIDTDSLKQRALEEIKSVNIYPRTSSDVSKKVIEGQLRKRPYWCISRQRAWGVPIPALYDTVTKQPIVSGPLIAAIDARLQKEGSVDFWWTAPVEELVPAAVLQELGLTPDRVTKGRDILDIWFDSGVSWLTVLGKERVADLYLEGVDQFTGWFQSSLLTSVAARGKAPYRAIFVHGFAVDEHGMKMSKSLGNVICPQQIAKQYGCDALRWWVCAHAIQNTSIPVSHKLLGSSAESVQKLRGILKFLLGVVAPRGPEEGKPSPAIVLDASPHIDRYFLHELEGFHRQAFELYDSYQHNRATAVILNFCLSTLSGLYLHVIKDRLYCGSPEQHSHLRAILDHTYRTLAHVLWPIVPFLVEESWTFYEQDYFYKSKPHTRQSVCRSGDDASASVHAVQCALALRHAVYQQAQLNVNTWLLEVAVECNDDDLALLSMLHPALNTHDHSTELCELLQVGSVALRKGAPKQAGAEGTRFTVTVTKSDKTLCPRCRRFLVSEAQPICERCSTVLGRQ
- the LOC120897395 gene encoding esterase AGAP003155, with translation MSKVSGAGEEKLKVLALHGYRQNADSFKSKLGSFRKMLNKYVELVFVSAPHPAAPLEADGGEPDPNQRSWWFNKDDRTFKGTNQGGPAYGFDESLRLVERTWQAEGCHGLLGFSQGACFVGLLCDLSARGMTTMKPQFAVVASGFRSGSLVHLNYYENKVQIPSLHIFGETDEIITKDMSEALADTFLDPEVVTHPGGHYFPAQASLKETYVDFFRDQLQQHLEAKELQNATEENSFHLEGQEEAEESALQPVHEGLQNGSDSDSD
- the LOC120895218 gene encoding V-type proton ATPase catalytic subunit A, giving the protein MSNLKKISDEDRESKFGYVFAVSGPVVTAERMSGSAMYELVRVGYYELVGEIIRLEGDMATIQVYEETSGVTVGDPVLRTGKPLSVELGPGIMGSIFDGIQRPLKDINEMTSSIYIPKGINVPCLSRTQSWSFNPLNVKAGSHITGGDLYGIVHENTLVKHKLMVPPRAKGTVKYIAPSGNYTVDDVILETEFDGEISKFTMLQVWPVRQPRPVTEKLPANHPLLTGQRVLDSLFPCVQGGTTAIPGAFGCGKTVISQSLSKYSNSDVIVYVGCGERGNEMSEVLRDFPELSVEIDGVTESIMKRTALVANTSNMPVAAREASIYTGITLSEYFRDMGYNVSMMADSTSRWAEALREISGRLAEMPADSGYPAYLGARLASFYERAGRVKCLGNPEREGSVSIVGAVSPPGGDFSDPVTSATLGIVQVFWGLDKKLAQRKHFPSINWLISYSKYMRALEDFYDKNFPEFVPMRTKVKEILQEEEDLSEIVQLVGKASLAETDKITLEVAKLLKDDFLQQNSYSAYDRFCPFYKTVGMLKNMIGFYDMARHAVETTAQSENKITWNVIRDSMGQILYQLSSMKFKDPVKDGEPKIKADFDQLYEDMQQAFRNLED
- the LOC120897396 gene encoding elongin-B — translated: MDVFMMIRRKKTTIFTDAKETTPVYELKKMIEGILKVPPRDQRLYNKDNMLMDDDKTLQDCGITVVTAKAQCPAQLGLAVRENGDFESLELTPYSLPPDLPDVMKNQDTANGQDQLA